A window of Halomonas sp. GFAJ-1 contains these coding sequences:
- a CDS encoding LysR family transcriptional regulator, with product MNIRQLTFRLLQVYVTVVRCGSISEAARQLHLTQPTVSQQLKRLSEAVGSPLLEHHLQGLTMTATGQALYQASRDVLGRFDDFADQLSDFQQGSKGRFSIALVNTAQYVLPRLLGPFSQAFPEVDVTVHIGNRRQVLARFERQEDDLYVFSHPPALAHAVAARFMRNPLVAIAAAGHPLTQHSSITMEQLLNERLLLREPGSATRMLLESWLQEHGLTMKKTLQMASNEAIRVGVAARMGVAVLSEHVLPSEHPEISILPVEGLPIESHWQMIVRNDQRLPQSAQRFLHYVNAHLAQWIEPRFICNELDALLHREHEHSRCH from the coding sequence ATGAACATTCGCCAACTGACATTTAGACTACTGCAAGTCTATGTCACTGTCGTGCGCTGCGGATCGATCAGCGAAGCCGCAAGACAGCTGCACCTCACCCAGCCGACGGTCTCCCAACAGCTAAAGCGGCTAAGCGAGGCAGTCGGTAGCCCACTACTGGAGCATCATCTACAAGGGCTTACCATGACGGCCACCGGGCAGGCGCTTTATCAGGCAAGCCGGGATGTCTTAGGCCGTTTTGATGACTTTGCAGATCAACTCAGTGATTTTCAGCAAGGCAGCAAGGGGCGCTTTAGTATTGCCCTGGTGAATACCGCCCAATATGTATTGCCACGCTTACTCGGCCCGTTTAGCCAGGCGTTTCCTGAGGTGGACGTAACGGTACATATTGGCAACCGCCGCCAAGTGTTGGCACGCTTTGAGCGTCAAGAAGACGACCTTTATGTATTTAGCCATCCGCCTGCTCTTGCCCATGCCGTGGCAGCACGCTTTATGCGCAACCCGCTGGTGGCCATCGCTGCCGCTGGCCACCCCCTTACACAGCACTCATCAATCACCATGGAGCAGCTGCTTAATGAGCGCTTGTTGCTGCGCGAACCGGGGTCAGCCACGCGTATGCTACTGGAAAGTTGGCTACAAGAGCATGGGCTAACCATGAAGAAAACCCTGCAAATGGCCAGCAATGAAGCGATTCGCGTTGGCGTGGCGGCGCGCATGGGGGTCGCGGTGCTATCAGAGCATGTACTGCCAAGCGAGCATCCCGAGATATCGATTCTTCCGGTAGAAGGCTTACCCATTGAAAGCCACTGGCAGATGATTGTCCGCAATGACCAGCGGCTTCCCCAATCCGCCCAGCGCTTTCTTCACTATGTCAACGCACATCTTGCCCAGTGGATCGAGCCACGCTTCATATGCAATGAGCTGGATGCGCTGCTTCACAGAGAGCATGAGCATAGTCGCTGTCACTAG
- a CDS encoding 3-oxoacyl-ACP reductase has product MPTTPTALPLSQQLVLITGASRGLGACLAHAFLAQGARVIVNYLNSTDAANAVAAHAPERALAIQADVRDPAAVKAMFTTAQAHFGMPITTLINNALPDFSFNGDARPSPDTLTWENLDQQLQGVARGALNTIQAALPGMREQGGGRIINIGTNLFQNPVVPYHDYTAAKAALLSLTRTLSNDLGPDGITVNMLSGGLLRTTDASAATPEAVFDLIAANTPLRRVTTPEEFADAALFFASPWSRAVTGQNLVVDGGLVKN; this is encoded by the coding sequence ATGCCAACAACACCCACCGCACTCCCGCTTTCCCAGCAACTTGTGTTGATCACCGGCGCTAGCCGTGGCCTAGGCGCGTGCCTAGCGCACGCGTTTTTAGCCCAGGGCGCACGGGTTATCGTCAACTACTTAAACAGCACTGACGCGGCAAATGCCGTGGCGGCACACGCCCCTGAGCGCGCGCTGGCAATACAAGCCGACGTGCGTGACCCTGCCGCCGTGAAGGCGATGTTCACCACCGCGCAAGCACATTTTGGGATGCCGATAACCACGCTGATTAACAACGCCCTGCCGGATTTTTCATTTAACGGCGACGCCCGCCCATCTCCAGATACACTCACCTGGGAAAACCTCGACCAGCAGCTGCAGGGCGTGGCACGCGGCGCGCTCAACACCATTCAGGCGGCGCTGCCGGGCATGCGCGAACAGGGTGGTGGGCGGATTATCAATATTGGCACTAACCTCTTCCAGAATCCGGTCGTGCCTTACCACGATTACACCGCTGCCAAGGCGGCGCTGCTGTCGCTCACCCGCACGCTTTCCAACGACCTGGGGCCTGACGGTATTACGGTGAATATGCTCTCGGGCGGGCTGCTGCGCACCACCGATGCCTCAGCAGCTACGCCTGAAGCGGTGTTCGACCTCATCGCTGCCAACACCCCGCTGCGCCGCGTCACTACTCCGGAAGAGTTTGCAGATGCAGCGCTGTTTTTCGCATCGCCTTGGAGTCGGGCTGTCACCGGCCAAAACTTGGTGGTCGATGGCGGGTTGGTTAAAAACTAA
- a CDS encoding SsrA-binding protein, with product MATKKGKSKGPSSSVIAQNKKARFEYHINEVLEAGLVLAGWEVKSLRAGKAQLTDTYILVRNGEAFLLGSHIMPLNTASTHEIADPTRTRKLLLHRKEIAKIFSITQDKGHTCVPLKLYWKRNKVKCELALVTGKQLHDKRATEKDRDWSRQKGRIMREHNKA from the coding sequence ATGGCCACTAAGAAAGGTAAGAGCAAGGGCCCCAGCAGCAGCGTAATTGCCCAAAACAAGAAGGCGCGGTTTGAGTACCACATCAACGAGGTGCTTGAAGCCGGTTTGGTGCTTGCTGGCTGGGAAGTAAAGAGCTTGCGCGCCGGTAAGGCGCAGCTGACGGATACCTATATCCTGGTACGCAACGGAGAAGCATTTCTGCTGGGTAGCCATATCATGCCACTGAATACGGCAAGCACCCACGAGATTGCCGACCCTACGCGCACGCGAAAACTGCTGCTACATCGTAAAGAGATCGCCAAAATCTTTTCGATCACCCAGGATAAAGGCCATACCTGTGTGCCGCTCAAGCTTTATTGGAAGCGCAATAAAGTAAAGTGTGAGCTGGCGTTGGTGACAGGTAAACAGCTGCATGACAAGCGCGCAACTGAAAAAGATCGCGACTGGAGCCGTCAAAAAGGGCGAATCATGCGGGAACATAACAAGGCTTAA
- a CDS encoding sodium:solute symporter → MLDPIWTGLWLSLCAVALAVPGLLYARRHRDNLEDYIIARNSQNTRATVLTLVATTLGTWILFGPAQAATWGGIGAVLGYAFGSMVPRLVMIPLGRRMRELIPEGHGLTEFVIHRYGRTMYAFTLVIMLFYLFILLAAGLTAVARMVGLLAPIPLWVTASVVMVATLIYTFYGGLRASIYTDKLQMVVIMPLLGLLLVFGWQAAGGVAPTLAGLAESAPQLLQVSDIGGIRAGLTFFLAVALTGLFYQGTWQRIYAAKDTKVLRRGFWISGVCSFIVVALMGLFGLAFVGLGLEGDGSVALFSVLLADVPLWFALALVPLGLALVMSSADSTISATSSIIAVDMGRLLPNASSASLMSMSRWLIVLAAIPVTWVASQGYSVLYLFLLADLLCSAAAFPVFFGLFYRRYTGLNAVISTALGLVAGLAMFPAPGASTATLLESFLLAALVPVAVSLLLLRVLPSRPAYDFGLLHTAVRRFRG, encoded by the coding sequence ATGCTTGACCCTATCTGGACTGGCCTGTGGCTGTCGCTATGTGCCGTTGCGCTAGCTGTGCCAGGCCTGCTTTATGCCCGCCGTCATCGCGATAATCTTGAAGACTACATTATCGCCCGCAATAGCCAGAATACCCGTGCCACGGTGCTTACGCTGGTCGCGACCACGCTAGGTACCTGGATTCTGTTTGGCCCCGCCCAGGCCGCTACCTGGGGTGGCATTGGTGCCGTGCTAGGCTATGCGTTTGGTTCGATGGTGCCCAGGCTAGTGATGATCCCTCTTGGCCGACGCATGCGCGAGCTGATCCCTGAAGGCCATGGCTTGACGGAGTTCGTTATCCACCGTTATGGCCGCACCATGTACGCATTCACGCTCGTGATTATGCTGTTTTACCTCTTTATTTTGTTGGCCGCTGGGCTAACCGCTGTTGCCCGTATGGTGGGTCTGCTGGCCCCTATTCCGCTGTGGGTAACGGCCAGTGTGGTGATGGTCGCCACGTTGATTTATACCTTTTACGGCGGCCTGCGCGCATCCATTTACACGGATAAGTTACAGATGGTGGTGATTATGCCACTGCTAGGGCTGCTGCTGGTGTTTGGCTGGCAGGCTGCCGGTGGCGTTGCGCCAACGCTTGCAGGGCTTGCCGAGAGTGCGCCACAGCTCCTGCAGGTGAGCGATATAGGCGGTATACGCGCAGGGTTAACGTTCTTTCTTGCCGTAGCGCTTACCGGACTCTTTTATCAAGGTACGTGGCAGCGTATTTACGCGGCGAAAGATACCAAGGTGCTGCGCCGAGGCTTCTGGATTAGTGGTGTATGCAGCTTCATCGTGGTGGCCCTGATGGGGCTATTTGGGTTGGCCTTTGTAGGGCTGGGGCTTGAAGGTGACGGCTCTGTGGCGCTGTTTAGCGTGCTATTGGCGGATGTGCCGTTATGGTTCGCTTTAGCGCTGGTGCCGTTGGGCCTCGCGTTGGTGATGAGTAGCGCGGACTCCACCATTAGCGCAACGTCGAGTATTATTGCTGTGGATATGGGGCGGTTACTCCCCAACGCCAGCAGTGCTTCATTGATGAGTATGTCACGCTGGTTGATTGTATTGGCTGCCATCCCGGTTACCTGGGTCGCCTCCCAGGGGTACAGCGTGCTTTATCTATTTTTGCTCGCTGATTTGCTCTGCTCAGCCGCTGCATTCCCGGTGTTTTTTGGGCTTTTCTATCGTCGTTACACGGGCCTTAACGCGGTTATCAGTACCGCGCTGGGGCTTGTGGCGGGATTGGCAATGTTCCCTGCACCCGGAGCGAGTACGGCAACCTTATTGGAGTCTTTCCTACTAGCGGCGCTGGTGCCCGTGGCGGTGTCGTTACTGCTCTTACGTGTCCTGCCGTCACGCCCAGCGTATGATTTTGGCTTGTTGCACACGGCAGTGCGCCGCTTTAGGGGGTGA
- a CDS encoding monooxygenase → MHLNLFIMGCGHHKAAWREPGSAAERMGDIGYYESLARTAERGKLDAVFFADGHAAGNVSGGPQWFLEPLTALSAMARATEHIGLISTISSTFFSPFHAARMLASLDHISNGRMGWNLVTSMFDSEARNHGFEAMPPQQVRYDRAEEFAQTVLALWDSWSDDALRCDRAGQYADPRKVRPIEHHGEHFLVDGPLTVPRPPQGHPVLFQAGASEPGRNLAARYAEAIYAVAYDLPSAQAYSQDIQARVRAAGRAPVAIMPGLVTYVAPTEAAAKAKQRELDERLPTEDSLHQLSQFIGQDCRHWELDAPLPKLPPLEDFAGPKGRYATILRIIESESPTLRQLLGRLAAGGGHCTMVGTPEQIADEMQRWVEGGGADGFNLMPPTLPGSIEDFIEQVVPLLQARGLFRREYTGNTLRDHLGLARPTA, encoded by the coding sequence ATGCATCTCAATCTTTTCATCATGGGCTGCGGGCATCACAAAGCCGCGTGGCGCGAACCGGGTTCTGCTGCCGAGCGCATGGGTGACATTGGCTATTATGAGTCGCTGGCACGCACCGCTGAGCGTGGAAAATTAGACGCCGTCTTTTTTGCCGATGGCCATGCCGCAGGCAACGTGAGCGGAGGGCCGCAGTGGTTTTTAGAACCGTTGACGGCGCTATCCGCTATGGCCCGCGCCACCGAGCACATCGGCTTGATTTCGACGATATCCAGCACGTTTTTTAGCCCGTTTCATGCGGCGCGAATGCTCGCTTCGTTAGATCATATTTCTAACGGCCGCATGGGGTGGAACTTAGTCACCTCGATGTTTGATAGCGAAGCGCGCAACCATGGCTTTGAGGCCATGCCTCCTCAGCAGGTGCGCTACGACCGCGCTGAAGAGTTTGCGCAAACGGTGTTAGCGCTCTGGGATTCATGGTCCGACGATGCGTTACGCTGCGACCGAGCGGGCCAGTATGCTGACCCACGCAAAGTGCGGCCTATTGAGCACCATGGCGAACACTTTTTGGTCGATGGCCCGCTAACCGTACCGCGCCCACCCCAAGGGCATCCTGTGCTGTTTCAAGCGGGGGCGTCTGAACCGGGGCGCAACTTGGCAGCGCGCTATGCAGAAGCGATTTATGCGGTGGCCTACGACCTCCCCTCGGCGCAAGCCTACTCCCAAGACATTCAGGCCCGCGTGCGGGCGGCTGGCCGCGCGCCAGTGGCGATTATGCCTGGGCTGGTCACGTATGTAGCGCCCACCGAGGCCGCCGCAAAGGCAAAGCAGCGTGAACTGGATGAGCGGTTACCCACCGAAGATTCGCTGCATCAGCTAAGCCAATTTATCGGTCAGGATTGCCGCCACTGGGAACTGGATGCACCGCTGCCTAAGCTACCACCCTTAGAGGATTTTGCTGGCCCTAAAGGGCGCTATGCCACCATTTTGCGCATTATCGAAAGCGAATCCCCGACACTACGCCAGCTATTAGGCAGGTTAGCGGCCGGCGGTGGCCACTGCACCATGGTGGGCACACCCGAACAGATTGCGGATGAGATGCAGCGCTGGGTAGAAGGCGGTGGCGCAGACGGCTTCAACCTGATGCCGCCGACACTACCGGGTAGTATTGAGGACTTTATTGAGCAGGTCGTTCCACTGCTGCAGGCGCGTGGGCTATTCCGCCGTGAGTACACGGGTAACACCCTGCGTGACCATTTGGGGCTGGCCCGCCCGACAGCGTAA
- a CDS encoding sodium-dependent bicarbonate transport family permease — translation MPDIVVMFFLLGLIAGAVKSDLQVPKATYDTLSLLLMLTIGLKGGMALHGNIHWGLVPELLGVALLSALTPLLLMPVLRRWVRLSPADSASIAAHYGSVSAGTFAVALAYVEARQLAVGSEVTLYLVAMELPAIMVAIALFRRHQGAAVKESTRKLWHETLTNRGVILLTGGVVIGTLYGPFQGEEVTALFTGAFKGVLALFLLEMGLTAAQTLRPMPWHHWRLVTFALITPLLLSMLGILMGTALGLPVGSVVILAALAASASYIAAPAAMRAAIPQANIGLAMLASLGITFPLNVMLGIPLYHMLIELWLS, via the coding sequence ATGCCAGATATTGTGGTGATGTTTTTCTTACTGGGGCTTATAGCAGGGGCGGTGAAGTCAGACCTGCAGGTACCCAAAGCCACCTACGACACGTTAAGCCTGCTGTTAATGCTGACCATCGGCTTAAAGGGCGGTATGGCGCTGCACGGGAATATTCATTGGGGATTGGTACCCGAGCTATTAGGCGTTGCGCTACTCTCTGCTTTAACGCCGCTGCTGCTAATGCCGGTGCTGCGGCGCTGGGTACGCCTTTCCCCGGCGGACAGCGCTAGTATCGCCGCCCACTACGGCTCGGTCAGTGCGGGAACGTTTGCGGTGGCGCTGGCCTATGTGGAGGCGCGGCAGCTGGCCGTGGGCAGTGAAGTCACACTCTATTTAGTGGCCATGGAGCTGCCTGCCATTATGGTGGCGATTGCGCTATTTAGGCGCCATCAAGGCGCGGCGGTAAAAGAAAGTACTCGTAAGCTGTGGCATGAGACGCTCACCAACCGTGGCGTGATTTTGCTGACAGGCGGTGTGGTCATTGGAACGCTCTACGGGCCCTTCCAAGGGGAAGAAGTCACTGCGCTGTTCACGGGGGCGTTCAAGGGGGTGTTGGCGCTGTTCTTGTTGGAAATGGGGTTAACCGCTGCGCAAACTTTGCGGCCAATGCCCTGGCATCACTGGCGCTTGGTGACCTTCGCCCTCATCACGCCGCTGCTGCTATCCATGCTGGGCATTCTCATGGGCACGGCATTGGGACTCCCGGTCGGCTCGGTGGTCATTCTGGCGGCACTTGCTGCCAGCGCTTCTTATATTGCTGCTCCCGCTGCGATGCGCGCGGCCATACCCCAGGCCAATATCGGCCTAGCGATGCTCGCCTCACTGGGGATTACCTTTCCGCTCAATGTCATGCTGGGCATACCGCTTTACCACATGCTTATCGAGTTATGGTTGAGTTAG
- a CDS encoding ubiquinone-binding protein, which translates to MPTVNRTALVRHTPQQMFDLVNDFERYPEFLPGCRRARLLERDDVHLIGEMTLGRAGVEQTITTRNNLFAPERIEMSLVKGPFKRLTGRWLFIPMGEDACKVSLEMDFEFSNRLLGMAFGKLFQQIAGQLVDAFTKRADELYGR; encoded by the coding sequence ATGCCAACCGTTAATCGTACCGCCTTGGTGCGGCACACCCCCCAGCAAATGTTCGATTTAGTCAATGATTTCGAACGCTATCCCGAATTTTTGCCGGGGTGTCGCCGCGCGCGCTTGCTTGAGCGCGATGATGTTCACTTAATCGGCGAAATGACCTTAGGGCGCGCCGGGGTTGAACAAACTATTACCACCCGTAACAATCTCTTTGCGCCCGAGCGGATAGAAATGTCGTTAGTGAAAGGCCCCTTCAAGCGGCTCACAGGTCGCTGGCTGTTTATCCCCATGGGGGAAGATGCCTGCAAGGTTAGCCTAGAAATGGATTTTGAGTTTAGCAATCGGCTGTTGGGCATGGCGTTTGGCAAACTTTTTCAGCAAATTGCTGGACAGCTGGTAGACGCTTTCACTAAACGTGCTGACGAGCTGTATGGACGCTGA
- a CDS encoding sodium:proton antiporter, translated as MLMLQQDPSQPRVSRRWLFLFAALLLGISPAAFAVTGDIDLTTSVIGFFAVAVFVLAYALVMAEEKIHMRKSKPVLVAAGIIWGLIGWVYVQNGMSETSEHAFRVTLLEFTELMLFLLVAMTYINAMEERRVFDALRSWMLRKGFSYRQLFWLTGGLAFVLSPIADNLTTALLMCAVITKVAEGDKRFINLACINVVVAANAGGAFSPFGDITTLMVWQAGMVAFQEFFVLFLPSLVNFLIPAVIMSAFIKDEKPSSVYEDVWLKRGARRIIALFLLTITTAVLCHTLLHLPPVLGMMTGLGYLQFFGYYLRRTLPQSLERKRERYSRRGDNKKLEQLGGVVPFDVFNRVARAEWDTLLFFYGVVMCVGGLGFMGYLGLLSEALYTGWDATWANIVLGVVSAVVDNIPVMFAVLTMQPEMSHGHWLLITLTAGVGGSLLSIGSAAGVAVMGQARGAYTFMGHLRWAPVIFLGYIASILVHLWLNADSFTVFN; from the coding sequence ATGTTGATGTTGCAGCAAGACCCCAGCCAGCCGCGAGTTTCTCGCCGCTGGCTTTTTCTGTTTGCAGCTTTACTACTCGGTATAAGCCCTGCGGCTTTTGCTGTCACCGGAGATATTGATTTAACCACGTCTGTTATCGGCTTCTTTGCAGTCGCAGTTTTCGTTTTGGCCTACGCGTTAGTTATGGCTGAAGAGAAAATCCACATGCGCAAGTCCAAGCCTGTACTGGTAGCAGCCGGTATCATTTGGGGACTCATTGGCTGGGTGTACGTCCAAAATGGCATGTCGGAAACGTCAGAACATGCGTTCCGTGTGACCCTTTTGGAGTTCACCGAGCTAATGCTGTTCCTGCTAGTAGCGATGACCTATATCAACGCCATGGAAGAGCGCCGGGTATTCGATGCGCTGCGTTCGTGGATGCTGCGTAAAGGCTTTAGCTACCGCCAGCTGTTCTGGCTAACGGGTGGCCTCGCCTTTGTGCTATCTCCCATTGCCGATAACCTAACCACGGCGCTACTCATGTGTGCTGTCATCACCAAAGTGGCTGAAGGTGATAAGCGCTTTATTAATCTTGCCTGTATTAACGTTGTGGTGGCCGCCAATGCCGGCGGGGCCTTTAGCCCATTCGGGGACATCACCACGCTGATGGTGTGGCAGGCAGGTATGGTCGCTTTCCAAGAGTTCTTTGTGCTCTTCTTGCCCTCTCTGGTCAATTTCCTGATTCCTGCCGTCATCATGAGCGCCTTTATCAAAGACGAGAAGCCCAGCAGCGTCTATGAGGATGTATGGCTAAAGCGCGGTGCACGGCGAATTATCGCGCTGTTCCTGCTGACCATTACCACCGCTGTGTTGTGCCATACGCTGCTGCATCTCCCGCCGGTACTCGGCATGATGACCGGGCTTGGCTACCTACAGTTTTTCGGCTATTACCTGCGCCGCACGCTACCTCAATCACTGGAGCGCAAACGTGAACGCTATAGCCGGCGCGGCGACAATAAAAAACTTGAGCAGCTAGGCGGCGTGGTGCCGTTCGATGTGTTTAACCGCGTGGCACGCGCTGAGTGGGATACACTGCTGTTCTTCTATGGGGTGGTGATGTGCGTAGGCGGTCTTGGCTTCATGGGCTACCTTGGGTTGCTTTCCGAAGCGCTTTACACAGGCTGGGATGCTACCTGGGCAAATATAGTGCTGGGGGTCGTATCGGCGGTGGTGGATAACATTCCGGTGATGTTTGCCGTACTCACCATGCAGCCAGAGATGTCCCACGGCCACTGGCTATTGATCACGTTAACCGCAGGCGTAGGCGGCAGCTTACTCTCTATTGGCTCAGCAGCAGGAGTGGCCGTTATGGGCCAAGCCCGCGGCGCTTACACCTTTATGGGCCACCTGCGCTGGGCACCGGTTATTTTTCTCGGTTACATCGCCAGTATCCTCGTGCATCTGTGGCTTAACGCCGACAGCTTTACTGTCTTTAATTAA
- a CDS encoding diguanylate cyclase, with product MWLWAPSSLASEALLVGVYHNPPKLFADNQGQLRGVLGELLEAIAEEQQWHLESLSCEFSHCLTLLEQGEIDLLPDVAWSEERAQRFAFHKEPVMHSWSLLYQREEMSVEAILDLAQMRVAVVENAIQQQYLAAVTERFSVPVTWVLVNSFSEGFEAVASDEADLVASNHLYGDWRAREYGLRETPIIFQPAQLFYAASYQVSDSVLERIDTTLRAWKQDSNSVYFDTLRAWRVSTPPPPLVPLWLWWGVGLLTLFLMLALGCNVLLKRRVVANREQLVTHEALLATILDSVDAHIYIKSPSLKYRFVNRQVSELFGLPAEKIIGQCDEAFFDAASAAEMHQVDRQVLASGKKTTLEEHSLLKGEERVRTFLSIKMPLVMRKGEAPCLCGISTELTEYLEMQSRTHHLAFYDALTGLPNRRLLMDSLALVTEQDDDVSTFSAVLIIDLDNFRLINDIQGHESGDQLLINVAVQLQESLYKVIQEATVARVSSDEFVVLLNALGEEPEVAGLSAERVACQLLEAVSQLHNDRSLPISASIGITLFKGTEHSMNSVLQQADIALQQAKAAGGNNLCFFNRDMQTSVLERASLEGDLNQAMARNELALHYQVQVDHRSVTVGVEALLRWYHPQRGWVSPGTFIPLAEENGLILPIGYWVLKSACEQLAKWAFQPAYSSLTISVNVSSVQFQHPEFVRDLEALLAETQAPPNRLILEVTESLLMREPTRVRNTMLKLRAQGIRFALDDFGTGYSSLSYLKRLPLDELKVDQSFIRELLTDKTDAAIVDTTILLAASLGLTVVAEGVEKKEQLEWLRGHGCYRYQGYLLGRPTPIEYLFEAY from the coding sequence ATGTGGCTATGGGCCCCTTCATCGTTGGCGAGTGAAGCGCTACTTGTTGGGGTCTACCACAATCCACCGAAGTTATTTGCTGACAACCAAGGCCAGCTGCGGGGGGTATTGGGTGAGTTGCTAGAAGCGATTGCTGAGGAGCAGCAATGGCATTTAGAGAGCCTAAGCTGTGAATTTTCACACTGCCTAACGCTGCTAGAGCAGGGCGAGATTGACCTGCTGCCTGATGTTGCGTGGAGTGAGGAACGCGCCCAGCGCTTTGCTTTCCATAAAGAACCGGTGATGCACAGCTGGTCACTGCTCTATCAGCGTGAAGAAATGAGTGTTGAGGCAATTTTGGATCTGGCCCAAATGCGCGTGGCGGTGGTTGAGAATGCCATACAGCAACAGTATTTAGCGGCCGTTACCGAGCGTTTTAGTGTGCCGGTAACGTGGGTGTTGGTTAACAGTTTTTCAGAGGGCTTTGAAGCCGTTGCAAGTGATGAGGCTGATCTGGTGGCGTCTAATCACTTATATGGTGATTGGCGTGCTCGTGAATATGGCCTGCGAGAGACGCCGATTATTTTCCAGCCCGCACAGTTATTTTATGCAGCCTCTTATCAAGTCTCTGATAGCGTACTAGAGCGTATTGATACAACGCTCAGAGCCTGGAAACAGGATAGTAATTCTGTCTATTTTGATACGTTACGCGCTTGGCGCGTTTCCACCCCGCCTCCCCCTTTAGTTCCCCTTTGGCTGTGGTGGGGGGTTGGCCTGCTGACGCTTTTCTTGATGCTGGCCTTGGGCTGCAATGTGCTGCTAAAAAGACGGGTAGTGGCTAACCGTGAGCAGCTCGTTACTCATGAAGCGCTATTGGCGACTATTTTGGATAGTGTCGATGCGCATATTTACATCAAGTCACCCTCCTTGAAGTACCGCTTTGTTAACCGACAAGTTAGCGAGCTGTTTGGCTTGCCTGCCGAGAAAATCATCGGCCAGTGCGATGAGGCTTTTTTTGATGCAGCAAGCGCCGCAGAAATGCATCAAGTTGACCGTCAGGTATTAGCGTCGGGCAAAAAAACGACGCTGGAAGAGCACAGCTTGCTCAAGGGTGAAGAGCGGGTACGTACGTTTTTATCCATAAAAATGCCCCTTGTGATGCGTAAAGGGGAGGCGCCTTGCTTATGCGGTATTTCAACCGAGCTGACAGAATACTTGGAGATGCAGTCGCGCACTCATCATTTAGCCTTTTACGACGCTTTAACGGGATTGCCAAATCGGCGCCTCTTGATGGATTCGTTAGCATTAGTGACGGAACAAGATGATGACGTGTCGACATTCAGTGCCGTGCTGATTATTGACCTTGATAACTTCCGGCTTATCAATGATATCCAGGGTCATGAGAGCGGTGATCAGCTGTTGATTAACGTTGCAGTGCAGCTGCAGGAGTCGCTTTATAAAGTCATCCAGGAAGCGACTGTTGCGCGGGTAAGTAGCGATGAGTTTGTCGTGTTGTTAAATGCGCTAGGGGAAGAGCCCGAGGTGGCTGGGCTGAGCGCTGAGCGTGTCGCGTGCCAACTGCTTGAAGCTGTTTCCCAACTGCACAACGACCGATCGCTACCGATTAGCGCAAGCATTGGTATTACGCTATTTAAAGGGACAGAGCACAGCATGAATAGCGTATTGCAGCAGGCGGATATAGCGCTTCAGCAGGCCAAAGCAGCGGGCGGCAATAACCTCTGTTTCTTTAATCGGGATATGCAAACCAGCGTACTGGAGCGCGCCAGTTTAGAAGGTGACCTGAACCAAGCAATGGCGCGTAACGAATTGGCGCTTCACTATCAAGTGCAGGTTGACCATCGCAGCGTGACGGTCGGAGTAGAGGCGCTGCTTCGCTGGTACCACCCGCAGCGCGGCTGGGTGTCTCCCGGGACCTTCATTCCTTTGGCCGAAGAGAATGGCCTAATTTTACCCATTGGCTACTGGGTACTTAAATCCGCCTGCGAGCAGCTGGCGAAGTGGGCTTTCCAGCCCGCCTATTCATCGTTGACGATTTCGGTCAACGTCAGTTCAGTGCAGTTCCAACACCCTGAGTTTGTGCGGGATTTAGAGGCGTTATTAGCTGAAACTCAGGCGCCGCCAAACCGTTTGATATTGGAAGTAACCGAGAGCCTGCTCATGCGGGAGCCGACCAGAGTTCGCAATACCATGCTTAAGCTGCGTGCCCAGGGCATTCGCTTTGCGTTGGATGATTTTGGTACGGGCTACTCGTCGTTGAGTTACTTAAAGCGCTTGCCACTTGATGAGCTCAAAGTCGATCAGTCGTTTATTCGTGAGCTGCTGACCGACAAAACCGATGCTGCGATTGTGGATACGACGATTCTTCTGGCAGCAAGCCTGGGCCTAACCGTGGTGGCCGAAGGGGTCGAGAAGAAAGAGCAGTTGGAATGGCTGCGGGGGCATGGGTGTTACCGCTACCAGGGGTACCTGCTGGGCAGACCAACGCCAATCGAGTATTTATTTGAAGCTTACTAA